In Xiphophorus hellerii strain 12219 chromosome 13, Xiphophorus_hellerii-4.1, whole genome shotgun sequence, the following proteins share a genomic window:
- the cdc42se1 gene encoding CDC42 small effector protein 1 yields MPQDYPQTAVPTRACRAAAESNGQPLDRQTVGMSDFWHKMGCCVVAKPPPKKNRRKIDRSMIGAPTNFIHLTHIGSGEMGDGLQPSGSVQEQMRSKGPNMNCRNSLL; encoded by the exons ATGCCCCAGGATTATCCACAGACTGCAGTTCCTACTCGGGCCTGCAGGGCGGCAGCAGAGAGCAACGGCCAGCCGCTGGACAGGCAGACCGTCGGCATGAGCGACTTCTGGCACAAGATGGGCTGCTGCGTTGTAGCCAAGCCTCCTCCG AAGAAGAACAGGAGGAAGATCGACCGTAGCATGATCGGCGCGCCGACAAACTTCATCCACCTAACGCACATCGGCTCCGGGGAGATGGGAGACGGCCTGCAGCCG TCAGGGTCTGTTCAGGAGCAGATGAGGTCTAAAGGCCCCAACATGAACTGCAGGAACAGCCTGTTATAG